A portion of the Paenibacillus sp. PvR098 genome contains these proteins:
- a CDS encoding UvrD-helicase domain-containing protein: MESGIRNAYQEEQARLEQTIEEMDAHLNMLRAIPTYTGHDVTEQVLESIRENNRRNLEQAAPEPYFGRLDFQESGKPDPTPIYIGKLGVEKANSPELMVIDWRAPVASLFYSFTGGPEAASYDSPDGLIEGLINLKRNLVIRKQILQRVVDTFDRDQDNTAVTDEFLLYRLGENKDNKLRDIVSTIQAEQDAIIRGGKNNALVIQGVAGSGKTTVALHRLAYLLYHYRDQVKAEKMIIFAPNRMFLDYISGVLPELGVGHIQQTTFADWALELLDHEIKLADSADTLRYWFGIGESRPVMNDTSPGRIKGSIRFMEQLERMLNAYEENAVPDADFSPWDRAKLSRRTIRQWYAVENKHEPLMKRRERVLARMKRWMEMELDKVWEVHLRKEYKKKAGARLREYGKLWPDYTPFAFYKEMFTTKTNEELQQTVSEDLRQSTLALAKKKRVQLEDLAPLLYIRARFYGIPGDLRFDHTVIDEAQDFSPFQIALLALHTKNGSFSILGDLSQGIHAYQGIQDWEEFLSLFPVDSRAYYTLNRSYRSTMEIIYFANEVLKNGLEELPALAVPVFRSGEPVELVQAESTALTELLLQAVRTHQNRHTAGTLAVLARTEARCRELHEQLQAAGCGEVRLIVPGQQQYEGGVSIVPVYMAKGLEFDTVLLVDVDSVHYTDSPQDAKLLYVGCTRALHELKLYYSGESSPLVADIRGDFVKAE; encoded by the coding sequence ATGGAATCCGGTATACGGAACGCTTATCAAGAGGAACAAGCTCGTTTAGAACAAACGATCGAAGAAATGGACGCCCACCTGAATATGCTGAGGGCGATACCTACCTATACGGGTCATGATGTGACTGAGCAGGTGCTGGAATCGATCCGTGAGAATAACCGGCGCAATCTGGAGCAGGCCGCTCCCGAGCCTTATTTCGGCAGACTTGATTTTCAAGAGAGCGGTAAACCTGATCCAACCCCGATTTATATAGGAAAGTTAGGCGTGGAAAAAGCAAACTCGCCCGAGCTCATGGTTATCGATTGGCGCGCCCCGGTGGCGAGCCTTTTTTATTCATTTACCGGAGGCCCCGAGGCCGCTTCATACGACTCGCCAGATGGACTTATAGAAGGCCTGATTAATCTGAAGAGAAATTTAGTGATCCGCAAACAAATTTTGCAGCGTGTAGTCGATACGTTCGATCGCGATCAAGATAACACGGCAGTAACGGATGAGTTTCTGCTATACCGCTTGGGAGAGAACAAAGACAACAAGCTCCGCGATATCGTATCGACCATTCAAGCCGAACAGGATGCGATTATTCGGGGAGGTAAAAACAACGCGCTGGTCATACAAGGTGTAGCGGGCAGTGGTAAAACGACGGTTGCCCTGCACCGCCTTGCTTACCTGCTGTATCATTACCGGGATCAGGTCAAAGCGGAGAAAATGATTATTTTCGCACCAAACCGTATGTTTTTGGACTATATTTCCGGCGTGCTTCCCGAGCTTGGCGTCGGCCATATTCAGCAGACGACCTTCGCCGACTGGGCACTGGAACTGCTCGACCACGAGATCAAGCTCGCAGATTCAGCAGATACTTTGCGCTATTGGTTCGGCATTGGGGAGTCTCGGCCTGTAATGAATGATACATCCCCAGGCCGAATTAAAGGCTCCATCCGCTTCATGGAACAGCTGGAGCGGATGCTGAACGCCTATGAAGAGAACGCCGTACCGGATGCCGACTTCTCCCCCTGGGATAGAGCCAAGCTGTCCCGACGGACAATCCGTCAGTGGTATGCGGTGGAAAACAAGCATGAGCCACTGATGAAAAGACGGGAACGCGTGCTGGCCCGGATGAAACGTTGGATGGAGATGGAGCTCGACAAGGTTTGGGAAGTGCATCTGCGTAAGGAGTATAAGAAGAAAGCCGGAGCGAGGCTGCGAGAGTACGGGAAGCTCTGGCCGGATTATACGCCATTTGCCTTTTATAAGGAGATGTTCACCACAAAGACCAACGAAGAATTACAGCAAACGGTTTCTGAAGACCTCAGGCAATCGACACTGGCTTTGGCTAAAAAGAAACGCGTACAGCTGGAGGATTTGGCCCCCCTTCTTTATATAAGAGCACGGTTTTACGGCATTCCAGGCGATCTCCGGTTCGATCACACCGTCATCGACGAGGCGCAGGACTTCTCCCCGTTCCAAATAGCGCTTCTTGCCCTGCACACGAAGAACGGCTCTTTTTCCATACTGGGGGACTTGTCTCAAGGAATTCACGCCTATCAAGGGATTCAAGACTGGGAGGAGTTTCTTTCTCTGTTTCCGGTCGATAGCCGGGCCTATTATACACTGAACCGGAGCTACCGCTCGACGATGGAAATTATATACTTCGCAAACGAAGTGCTGAAGAACGGATTGGAGGAACTGCCGGCGCTTGCTGTCCCGGTGTTCCGCAGCGGCGAACCGGTAGAGCTTGTGCAAGCGGAAAGCACTGCTCTTACGGAGCTTCTGCTCCAAGCAGTGCGGACGCACCAGAACCGTCATACGGCGGGAACGTTGGCCGTGCTTGCCCGAACGGAAGCACGCTGTCGCGAGCTGCACGAGCAGCTGCAGGCCGCCGGCTGCGGCGAAGTGCGTCTGATCGTGCCCGGGCAGCAGCAGTACGAGGGCGGTGTCTCGATTGTGCCGGTCTATATGGCCAAGGGGCTAGAATTCGACACCGTCCTGCTGGTCGATGTCGATTCGGTCCATTACACCGATTCTCCCCAGGACGCCAAGCTCCTGTACGTCGGCTGCACCCGGGCTCTGCATGAGCTGAAGCTTTACTACAGCGGCGAATCCTCTCCTCTCGTTGCAGACATCCGCGGCGACTTTGTTAAAGCGGAATAA